Within Zingiber officinale cultivar Zhangliang unplaced genomic scaffold, Zo_v1.1 ctg93, whole genome shotgun sequence, the genomic segment CTTGAAGTTCTCCCTCTGATCCAGGCTGAGAATCTTGAGGACCTCTTCTAAATCTCCCAAGTGAAGTTGCTTCAAAAATACCTAATCATAATTTAACATGATCATGATCAAAGAAACAAGAGAGACAGAGCAGGATTGGCTGTTTAACTTCATACATGTCAACTATGTGTACTGAGCATGCCAGCATGACACCAGAATGATAAGTAACCTTCAatgttatcatcatcatcaagccTTATTTGTCCTAATTATTGGGGTCAGCTTAGCTGATCTTTCATTGAGCTACGTAAACGGTTATATCACTAGTaaattcaaatcaattaaatCATTGTTACATTCATAATCTTTTCATTAATCTCGTTCTAGTCCTTGCAACTTACTCTCTAATCAAGAAGAAGAGTAAGGTGATGGGTCGAGAGGTcgagggtctgcggcagcaaatgcgataacatcaatatctgtccgtgctaaacaccctCGTCCGCCATGTCATagccgggcccgtattcaccgtgatttactccctctcatactcgtggggcagaggtgagggggccgctgggcggcgggacccgcctttgcaacaagaagaagagtaaGGTGCCCCCACGGGTTGATGTAATTGGTTCATGCAAGGGTGTTGTTGCCAACAGGCCTGAGGTCAACTCCTAATGGGTGTGAAATGCCCCACTGATTACCTCAACCCCTCCTTGCATgtgccgtgatttacctcttttcTAAATAGTGGAGGGTCACCCTGTTGGGGCCGCCAAGGTGACGGTTTCACCTTTTGCTGCCAAATAAGAAGTGTAAGGTGCTTGTTACCACCAGTTGACATCAAGTGCCATCAAGTGCTGGTTATAAGAAGAGAAAGAACACATCCTCTTAAGTTTCTCAAGGAGTGTAACCAGATCAAAGCAAAACTATACACACCAACCATATTAATCAGGACATCCTAGTGAAATATCCCAGAATGGTCTAGGTACAATGGAACATGTGAATGTTGAGTAAAGGATATGCAAACACGAGGATAAACACATCATTAGTAATTCATGACCCTCGAAGCTATGGCTATAAGTTGGTTGCCCTCTTTCCTTTGTATGTCCAAATACCATCAAATATCAGACATGAAATGTGTTAAATTGTACTATTCTTGATCCTGAACAAATATCATATTTTCATTTTTCATGATGACTATACAAATGATATAAGAAACAACTATGTTGCTCTGggtgctaaataatttaacaaagaaaaatatttatcaaaatacacAGCTAAATTCATTGCCTAAGTACCTTGGAAAATACAAATGTTATATTGTGCCTATGACTATCGTGCTGGAACACAATCATGACATTGCTAAGTAGCTTGATTCATTGTTCTTGATCATGTATATCTTTGAACATATATGATTCACATTACACAAGTCAATCATTATAAATACAGCCCGAAACAAGTGTGCATTCTCTGCCAACTAACTTAAAGCACAAAAGAGAAAATCCATATGAATACTGTAAACAATACAAGGATAGCCTTGTATATAACCCACCAACCTATTGGACCATGGATCATCAAGACCTTGTCCAGTTTCTAATCACTACAGAAGCAGCAACTCATGACACTACATGCAATGTCAAAATGGAATATATTATaacaagagagaagaggaagcatACCGAAtgccaaaattgaagaacaaatcACAAAACCCAAAAGGGAAAAATCCATTAGATATAAGATTTCCATAATAATAATGCATACTCCAGAAATCATTAGATGCCTTGGAGAAGAAAAAACAAGATGCAGCCTGCAAATGTTCAACCACACGTAAGTGTAAACAGGCATTAACATTAGTTAAGACAAAGCTCAGGAAAAGAGGGATCATTGATCAGTAACAAGAAAGACATCCAGCATAGAACCATTATATTGGCATTCATAGTTCAACCACAGATCCTCTAAGTAACTTAGGATATCTTTACTATACTTGGCTCTGCCATAATCAATAATGCATGTAGTATAAAAGCAATTAAACAGTATAAAGACACGGTAGTCATATCATTGATCTTAGCATGTCCGATTCAGAATAACATAGATCTATAATATCTACAATCCTTTTTTGTTAAATTATGATCGAGTGTTCTTGTCCACTTAACCAGTTACAATACCCTGGTTAATCTTAATTTTAGTGCCGCtttgaaaataaaaagataagaatAATTATGTACAGTGATCCCTATAAGGCAGTGGTTaataatcaaatataatcaattgGAGTTTCAAAAAATGGTTTAAACTTCACAATATACCAgttaatttaaacatttaatttgttTTGTAGGGTCATTGTGTGGTCTAGAATGGTATACTACTTAAACTTGAGTGAAGTTTCTTAACGATCAGTTATTAAAAAGCCATGGTTGGATCAGTATTTGATTTTTTCTAGCATCAAAATGAGACTATGAAGCTTTTATTCTTACTTGCTTCATCTAAGATACATTAACAAAAGTAATAGCCTTATAAGTGTCAATGAACCATAATTATCTATTAGCTAATTTTGTAAGTGCATTATAGATGCTAGTATAACTAAAACAAAATATTTTCCAATCTCAACTTCTAGACAATGAAGCTTTAATTGCAGTTAAAGCTTGTGGAGAACATTGTTTTGTCCAATTCTAATAACGATGATGCTGAAGTTCCTTTTTTATTTGCAGTACAGTAAGAAATACTTCATATTCTGGCCCTGCCTTGACCACACAATGGCTTTCAGTTTTTTATACTTTAAAGTCAATGACAATGCCAAGAAGCTTCAAGGCATAAAGaatgaaagataaaaaaaaggacaacccggtgcacgaagctcctgccatgcggggtcccggggaaggatccattgtacacagtcttaccctgctttttgcaagaggctgtttcgaggatttgaacccgtgaccttttggtcacatggcaacaactttaccgttgcgccaaggctccccttcaaagaATGAAAGATAAGACATGCAAAAATCTTGTGAATCCAGATCCCAGATCAGCATGAACATTCAAGTGTTAGATAATCATTCAAACAGTTTCTCCTAAGGCAGTTGTATAGTTATGAAGAAGTTCCATTAGCAATTAACCTTTCTTCAGCAATGTTATCGGCATAGAATATGAAAATAATTCCAAAGAAGATTGTACTCAAGTATGCCCAGCTTGGAAACTGAAACTTAACAATACTATCAGAAGCTGAACCCTGCAGCCAATCAATTAAAAGTACACattaagagaccaaaccaaaacacaacttttggtttaatttggtggAAATATCACACAAAAAGAACAAGATTATTTTATCTAAAGGCATGTAATTTCTTCAATTACACTTACTAATATTGTGTCCCACATGGCAAGAGGAAAAAGAAAGCATGTTGCAGAAGCAACACTCATTGTGTGAAGTCTCCTTTTAAGCTgattctacaataaaaattaataagGGATTAGCTATAATGAAATTCTCCAACTTCTACTTCGTACTTAAAATCAATGAGGCATTTAAATTCTACTTGAGAGAATAGAAGAAAAGTTTtctaataaaaatgataaatggTTTTTCAATGAAGATTGCAAGAAAATTTCCATTCAAACAGCTAACAATTTTTTCCTCATCAAGATATAGTAATAGTACCTTGAGAGATATGCGTCGTGCGATAACCCTCCTCAAAGCTGATAAAATGCCAGCTGCAATCGGTGCCACTAATTCTTTGAGTTCTAAAGTTGGTTTTGCCTGTGTCAGTGATTCTTTGTCAAAGATATCTGTGTCATCAATAAGTCAAGTACCACCTGTTTCTAGCTCATCAAATTTCTATAGAAGTAATGACCGTGTTATAATGTTACaattcaaaaagaaaacaaaataaggTGAAAATCAAGTTAAAACCATTTTGCCATGGATACAAAATGGTGAATTTGTTCTTGTAGCCCACCCTCTTGAAAGTAAATAGTAGGAAGTCAGCATTGCAACCAGTCCGCCCACCTGGAAAGTTAGAAGTATCAGTAGCATGTACCACATAGATGCAGAAAGGCATAATAGTCTACCTCAGAGAAAGGTTGTTTGTTTAGATGTTTGCATGTAAGTTTTCCAGCAAACACCCATGAGACTTACAATTCAAATTTGTTGAGCTTATACAAGAGAAAGCTACAATTTTAGATAAAAAGCATATGCTGTGATGTGCATGCAAGGCATGCGCCATTGTGTTACAGAACAACCAAGACATTATTCCTGACACAAACTC encodes:
- the LOC122037840 gene encoding uncharacterized protein LOC122037840 isoform X2, with the protein product MRIWSVYSLYHYLAHHGDSVVPFIFSCLVPASVIFLVLQKPWQGRPLSNSQIIPTVINGGIMALYFVLWGKGLQSCGPLIALLAEYAGAILGILSAALYGWKVDIRRKVGGLVAMLTSYYLLSRGWATRTNSPFYIFDKESLTQAKPTLELKELVAPIAAGILSALRRVIARRISLKNQLKRRLHTMSVASATCFLFPLAMWDTILGSASDSIVKFQFPSWAYLSTIFFGIIFIFYADNIAEERLHLVFSSPRHLMISGVCIIIMEILYLMDFSLLGFVICSSILAFGIFEATSLGRFRRGPQDSQPGSEGELQENIQMSPLPS